One stretch of Salmo trutta unplaced genomic scaffold, fSalTru1.1, whole genome shotgun sequence DNA includes these proteins:
- the LOC115183258 gene encoding gastrula zinc finger protein XlCGF49.1-like, with protein MIHVRRGGDLIKTRERPDSPSDSRKSPSGEPDPETPKPAKRHHCSYCGKSFPKLRKLKEHERTHTGEKPFQCSQCGNSFSQLGSLKIHKRIHSGEKPYHCSHCGMTFICSGSQKLHERIHTGEKPFQCSQCGKSFSQLGSLKIHKRIHSGEKPYHCSHCGKSFTQAGNLKSHQRVHPQEEKTYHCSHCGKTFSQSEDLKSHERIERLCSDLCF; from the exons atgatccatgtcagaa gagggggagatctGATTAAGacca gagagagaccagactctccctctgacagcaggaagagtccttcaggggaaccagacccagagacgcccAAACCAGCCAAACGACATCACTGCTCCTACTGCGGAAAGAGTTTTCCTAAGTTACGAAAactaaaagagcatgagaggacacacacaggagaaaagcctttccaatgttcccagtgtggaaacaGTTTTAgtcagttagggagcctgaaaatacataagagaatacactctggagagaagccttatcactgctcccactgtggaatgaCTTTTATCTGCTCAGGGAGCCAGAAGttacatgagagaatacacacaggagaaaagcctttccaatgttcccagtgtggaaagagttttagtcagttagggagcctgaaaatacataagagaatacactctggagagaagccttatcactgctcccactgtggaaagagttttactcaggcAGGGAACCTGAAATCACATCAGAGGGTACAtccacaggaggagaagacataccactgctctcattgtggaaagacattttcccagtcagaggacctgaaatcacatgagagaatagagaggctgtgttctgacttatgtttttga